From a single Cytophagales bacterium WSM2-2 genomic region:
- the yidC gene encoding membrane protein insertase YidC, giving the protein MALLLLGYFYFFSPTPEPPKKPTSSITIPKDSTVQKKAESIMDSSVTKQYGDLGSFLAGKEEFTSIENDVLKLTFSNRGIVSEVNLKSYKTYSQQPLLLVSGGNNKFALTAVFNGQTVDLYQLHYQAETAKQGDTTRLNFTARLSESSFIRHTYSIPDKGYKIGYRIETKGVSLAGKDLAFAWTDYMPLVEKDITDSRNRTTVNYYSAQGSFDGLSENSADDSKTFSEPMRWVSMRQKFFISAIFAKNSFNAGSVAISYNPKDSLYVKKADVSLAIPAAALSSGKAEFGYYFGPNDYRVTKDVTEEFSRNVYLGWPPVIWVNKFLVMPVFQFLQKFIGNYGLVIMLLVLFMKLLLTPLVYSSMLGMAKMRLLKPELDAIKEKNGDNMAQAQQDQMKLYQQAGVNPFSGCIPLILQMPILFSMFYLFPNSIDLRQKSFLWAEDLSTYDSILNLPFVIPFYGDHVSLFVLLMTASQLVYQWQNNQLSSVQGPMKSMGYVMPVVFMFVLNSFSSGLSFYYFISNLITFSQQAVIKRFVDEDKIKSIMDENRKKAASGVGKKSKFMTKIQDAMKASEEARKKGKK; this is encoded by the coding sequence ATGGCCTTGTTATTGCTCGGCTACTTTTATTTTTTTTCTCCCACTCCCGAGCCTCCCAAGAAGCCAACATCATCTATAACAATCCCTAAAGACAGTACAGTTCAAAAGAAGGCTGAAAGCATTATGGACAGCTCCGTCACCAAACAATATGGTGACCTGGGATCTTTTCTTGCAGGTAAAGAAGAATTCACTTCCATTGAAAATGACGTTCTCAAGCTGACATTCAGCAATCGTGGTATTGTCAGCGAAGTGAATCTGAAAAGCTACAAGACCTACAGCCAGCAGCCACTGCTTCTCGTCAGTGGAGGCAATAACAAATTTGCATTGACTGCTGTTTTTAACGGACAAACAGTTGACCTGTATCAACTCCACTACCAGGCAGAGACAGCAAAGCAAGGTGACACCACCCGTTTAAATTTTACAGCTCGGCTTTCCGAGAGTTCATTCATCAGGCATACCTATTCAATTCCTGACAAGGGATACAAAATCGGCTACCGGATTGAGACCAAGGGAGTTTCATTGGCTGGAAAAGACCTCGCCTTCGCCTGGACTGATTATATGCCGCTGGTTGAGAAAGATATTACTGACAGCCGCAACAGAACCACGGTTAACTACTATTCTGCGCAAGGATCATTTGACGGCCTCAGCGAAAATTCTGCTGACGACAGCAAGACATTCTCCGAGCCAATGCGATGGGTTTCTATGCGTCAGAAGTTTTTCATCAGCGCTATTTTCGCTAAGAATTCATTCAATGCAGGGTCAGTTGCGATTTCTTACAATCCCAAAGATTCGCTTTACGTAAAAAAGGCTGATGTAAGTCTCGCCATTCCTGCGGCTGCTCTTTCCTCCGGCAAAGCAGAGTTCGGATACTACTTTGGTCCTAATGATTATCGCGTTACAAAAGACGTAACCGAAGAATTTTCACGGAATGTTTATTTAGGATGGCCTCCTGTAATTTGGGTAAACAAGTTCCTGGTCATGCCCGTTTTCCAGTTCTTGCAAAAATTCATTGGCAACTACGGACTGGTGATCATGCTCCTGGTACTATTCATGAAGTTGCTGCTTACGCCACTAGTGTATTCATCCATGCTTGGTATGGCAAAAATGCGTTTGCTGAAACCTGAACTTGACGCCATTAAGGAAAAGAATGGCGATAACATGGCACAGGCACAGCAAGACCAGATGAAGTTGTATCAACAAGCTGGAGTGAATCCATTCAGCGGCTGCATACCACTGATATTACAGATGCCTATTTTGTTTTCGATGTTCTATTTATTCCCGAATTCAATAGACCTCCGTCAGAAGTCCTTTTTGTGGGCTGAGGATCTTTCTACGTATGATTCTATTTTAAATCTTCCATTCGTCATTCCATTTTACGGAGATCACGTCAGTTTATTTGTATTGCTGATGACGGCATCACAGTTGGTTTACCAATGGCAAAACAACCAGCTGAGTTCGGTGCAGGGCCCTATGAAATCAATGGGTTATGTAATGCCCGTGGTCTTCATGTTCGTACTGAACTCTTTTTCTTCCGGATTAAGTTTCTATTATTTCATCTCTAACCTGATCACATTCTCTCAGCAGGCTGTCATCAAACGTTTTGTTGATGAGGATAAGATCAAGTCGATCATGGATGAGAACCGTAAGAAAGCCGCTTCTGGTGTTGGTAAGAAGTCCAAGTTTATGACTAAGATTCAGGATGCCATGAAAGCCAGCGA
- the pyrG gene encoding CTP synthase, translating to MSSAKYIFVTGGVTSSLGKGIISASLGKLLQARGFTVTIQKFDPYINIDPGTLNPYEHGECYVTDDGAETDLDLGHYERFLNVRTSQANNVTTGRIYNNVITKERHGEYLGKTVQVVPHITDEIKRNIFLLDETGKYDFIITEIGGSVGDIESLPFVEAVRQVRWELGANNSMVIHLTLIPYLKAAKELKTKPTQHSVKELLSYGIQPDILVCRTELPLSMEIRKKLALFCNVNINSVIEAIDAETIYDVPLLMKKEKLDERVLSKLKMTSKHEPELEQWKAFLAKLKSPINEVNIGLVGKYVSLPDAYKSIAEAFIHAGSQNDCKVNVKWISSEDISKETVKETLGGLDGVLVAPGFGERGLEGKIEAVRYVRENKIPFLGICLGMQCAVVEFARHVLKLEASTTELNPKTKNPVIDLMEEQKKITTKGGTMRLGSYDCKLKKGSKAQHVYGDTMIHERHRHRYEFNNKYMEQMEEAGLKAVGVNPDSGLVEVVELKDHPWFIGVQFHPELRSTVLSPHPLFVKFVGAAMEHKKSTNNS from the coding sequence ATGTCATCAGCTAAATACATATTCGTTACCGGAGGTGTTACGTCTTCGCTAGGCAAAGGAATTATCTCAGCATCGCTGGGTAAATTGCTGCAAGCCAGGGGGTTTACGGTCACCATTCAAAAATTTGACCCGTATATCAATATCGACCCGGGCACACTCAATCCCTATGAGCACGGGGAATGTTATGTAACTGATGACGGTGCCGAAACGGACCTCGACCTTGGGCACTACGAACGATTTCTGAACGTCCGCACCAGCCAGGCTAACAACGTGACTACCGGCCGTATCTATAATAATGTCATCACCAAGGAAAGACATGGTGAGTACCTTGGCAAAACGGTACAGGTCGTACCGCACATCACAGACGAAATCAAACGGAATATCTTTTTGCTGGACGAAACCGGGAAATATGATTTCATCATTACAGAAATCGGTGGTTCTGTCGGTGATATCGAATCCCTCCCCTTTGTGGAAGCCGTGCGCCAGGTACGTTGGGAACTTGGAGCCAATAACTCCATGGTCATTCACCTTACGCTCATTCCCTATTTAAAGGCTGCAAAGGAACTGAAAACCAAACCGACCCAACATTCGGTAAAGGAGTTACTCTCTTATGGAATTCAGCCTGACATATTAGTATGCCGCACAGAACTCCCGTTGTCGATGGAGATCCGGAAGAAGCTGGCGCTGTTCTGTAACGTGAATATCAACTCGGTGATCGAAGCGATCGATGCCGAGACGATCTATGATGTTCCTTTGCTCATGAAGAAAGAAAAACTCGATGAGCGTGTGCTTTCAAAATTGAAAATGACATCGAAGCATGAGCCCGAGCTCGAACAGTGGAAAGCATTTTTGGCGAAACTCAAAAGCCCGATCAATGAAGTAAATATTGGACTGGTGGGAAAATATGTATCACTTCCTGATGCTTACAAATCCATTGCGGAAGCGTTCATTCACGCAGGTTCTCAAAACGATTGCAAAGTGAATGTGAAATGGATTTCTTCCGAAGACATCAGCAAGGAAACAGTAAAAGAAACTCTGGGAGGGTTGGATGGCGTACTCGTTGCTCCTGGTTTTGGTGAGCGAGGACTTGAAGGAAAAATTGAGGCGGTACGTTATGTCCGCGAAAATAAAATCCCTTTCCTGGGAATATGCCTTGGAATGCAATGTGCTGTGGTGGAATTTGCCCGGCACGTATTGAAGCTGGAGGCCAGCACCACCGAATTGAACCCAAAAACAAAGAATCCGGTGATCGACCTGATGGAAGAGCAGAAAAAGATTACAACAAAAGGCGGTACTATGCGTCTAGGGTCTTATGACTGCAAACTCAAGAAAGGCTCGAAGGCACAACATGTTTACGGTGACACCATGATTCACGAGCGTCACCGTCATCGCTATGAGTTCAATAACAAGTACATGGAGCAAATGGAGGAGGCAGGATTGAAAGCCGTGGGTGTCAACCCGGATTCAGGCTTGGTGGAAGTCGTAGAGTTAAAAGATCATCCGTGGTTCATTGGTGTCCAATTCCATCCGGAGCTAAGAAGTACGGTGTTAAGTCCTCATCCATTGTTTGTGAAATTCGTTGGGGCTGCGATGGAGCATAAGAAGTCCACTAATAATAGTTAA
- the accA gene encoding acetyl-coenzyme A carboxylase carboxyl transferase subunit alpha produces MNLLDFEKPIAELESKLEDMKQLADGSDKSVHEAIRALEKKIIELKKETFENLTGWQRVQLSRHPDRPYSLDYIYEITSDFIELFGDRNVADDKAMVGGLGSVDGQTFMFIGQQKGRNTKQRQMRNFGMANPEGYRKALRLMKLAEKFNKPIVTLIDTPGAFPGLEAEERGQGEAIARNLKEMFSLKVPVICIIIGEGASGGALGIAIGDRVLMLENSWYSVISPENCSAILWRSWDFKEQAAELLKLTSKDMHKLRLIDGIIKEPIGGAHTDVKTMAAEVKKTILENFKELSKLSPEERISQRIDKFCAMGVVKE; encoded by the coding sequence ATGAATTTGTTGGATTTTGAGAAGCCGATTGCTGAACTGGAGTCAAAACTGGAAGACATGAAGCAATTAGCCGATGGCAGTGACAAGTCGGTTCATGAAGCGATTCGGGCTTTGGAGAAAAAAATTATTGAATTGAAAAAAGAAACTTTCGAAAACCTTACCGGCTGGCAGCGCGTGCAGTTGTCACGTCATCCTGATCGTCCTTACTCATTGGATTACATCTACGAGATTACTTCAGACTTCATTGAATTGTTCGGCGACAGAAATGTTGCTGATGACAAAGCGATGGTCGGTGGACTCGGTTCGGTAGATGGTCAGACATTTATGTTCATTGGTCAGCAGAAGGGAAGGAACACCAAGCAGCGTCAAATGCGCAACTTCGGTATGGCCAATCCCGAAGGCTACCGTAAGGCGCTGCGATTGATGAAACTCGCAGAAAAATTCAACAAGCCAATTGTTACATTGATCGATACTCCCGGAGCTTTCCCTGGACTGGAAGCGGAGGAGCGGGGACAAGGCGAGGCGATTGCCCGTAACCTGAAGGAAATGTTTTCACTCAAGGTACCGGTGATCTGTATTATTATTGGTGAAGGGGCTTCAGGTGGTGCATTGGGTATCGCCATTGGTGACCGCGTGTTGATGCTTGAGAATTCATGGTACTCTGTGATCTCCCCTGAAAACTGCTCTGCTATTTTGTGGCGCAGCTGGGATTTTAAAGAACAAGCTGCTGAGCTTTTGAAATTGACATCGAAAGACATGCATAAGCTTCGCCTGATTGACGGAATTATTAAAGAGCCAATCGGAGGTGCGCATACAGACGTGAAGACAATGGCAGCTGAAGTGAAGAAGACTATCCTGGAGAACTTTAAAGAACTGAGCAAACTTTCACCTGAAGAGCGTATAAGTCAACGGATTGATAAATTCTGCGCTATGGGTGTAGTTAAAGAATGA
- a CDS encoding MBL fold metallo-hydrolase, with translation MKLHVINTGFFKLDGGAMFGVVPKSIWQKTNPADNNNLCTWAMRCLLIEDGKQLILIDNGIGNKQDAKFFQHYFLHGDDSLTKSLNKLGFSEGDVTDMFLSHLHFDHCGGGVKYNGDKLELVFKNAKYWSNSDHWKWATQPNPREKASFLKENILPMQESGHLNFAEMGKPSPLSQFDLFFASGHTDKMMIPKIKYKDKVICFMADLLPSTGHIPLPYVMGYDTRPLITLEEKERFLKEAAANSYILFLEHDSVNECCTVKETEKGIRLDNAFSLNEIL, from the coding sequence TTGAAACTACATGTAATCAATACCGGATTTTTTAAACTCGATGGCGGGGCAATGTTCGGTGTAGTGCCCAAGTCCATTTGGCAAAAGACCAACCCCGCTGACAACAATAACTTGTGTACCTGGGCGATGCGATGCCTGCTTATCGAAGATGGAAAGCAATTGATCCTGATTGACAATGGTATCGGTAACAAGCAGGATGCTAAATTTTTTCAGCACTATTTTTTACATGGAGACGATTCTCTGACGAAGAGCCTTAATAAACTAGGTTTCAGTGAAGGTGATGTTACCGACATGTTCCTTTCACATCTTCACTTTGATCATTGTGGCGGAGGGGTGAAATATAATGGCGACAAGCTCGAACTCGTTTTCAAGAATGCGAAGTATTGGAGCAATTCTGATCACTGGAAATGGGCCACGCAGCCGAACCCGCGCGAGAAGGCCAGTTTTTTGAAAGAGAATATTCTACCGATGCAGGAGAGTGGACACTTGAATTTTGCAGAGATGGGCAAGCCATCGCCACTCTCACAGTTTGACTTGTTCTTTGCTTCCGGTCACACAGATAAAATGATGATTCCGAAAATAAAGTATAAGGACAAAGTGATTTGTTTTATGGCTGACCTGCTTCCTTCCACAGGGCACATTCCATTACCTTATGTGATGGGGTATGATACAAGGCCGTTGATCACACTGGAGGAGAAAGAGCGATTTCTGAAAGAAGCGGCTGCTAACAGCTATATTTTATTTTTAGAGCATGATTCAGTGAATGAGTGTTGCACGGTGAAAGAGACCGAAAAAGGAATCCGCCTCGACAACGCTTTTTCATTGAATGAAATTTTATAG
- the hutU gene encoding urocanate hydratase, protein MTTTAHSFQEQILLGIPDELPEARPYDSTVSHAPKRKDILSVDEKKLALKNALRYFHPRHHEILAKEFYEELQKFGRIYMYRFRPDYKIFARPIGDYPHQCIQAAAIQVMIQNNLDPAVAQHPHELITYGGNGAVFQNWAQYLLTMKYLAVMTEEQTLHMYSGHPMGLFTSSKEAPRVVVTNGMMIPNYSKQDDWEKYNALGVTQYGQMTAGSYMYIGPQGIVHGTNITILNAGRKISKSGEGLAGKLFVTSGLGGMSGAQPKAGNIAGCITVVAEVNEKATNKRHSQGWVDEVVSSLDKLCERVVVAKKNKEIVSIAYQGNIVDVWEKFAKENIFVELGSDQTSLHNPWAGGYYPAGLTLEESNQLMSAKPEEFRKQVQTSLRRHAAAINEHTKRGTYFFDYGNAFLLEASRAGGDVMAADGINFRYPSYVQDIMGPMCFDYGFGPFRWVCTSGKQEDLDYTDQIATEVLSEITKVAPEEIQSQLTDNINWIKSAKTNKLVVGSKARILYADAEGRMKIADAFNEAIKNKKIGPVVLGRDHHDVSGTDSPYRETSNIYDGSRYTADMAIHNVIGDSFRGATWVSIHNGGGVGWGEVINGGFGMVLDGTADASRKIKNMLYFDVNNGIARRAWARNEGALNAIQKEVNKGLQITVPNLADDKLIDRIV, encoded by the coding sequence ATGACTACTACAGCACATTCATTCCAAGAACAGATATTACTCGGAATCCCTGATGAGCTTCCCGAAGCAAGGCCTTATGATTCAACAGTCAGTCATGCACCTAAACGGAAAGACATTCTTTCGGTTGATGAAAAGAAACTAGCATTGAAAAATGCGTTGCGTTATTTTCACCCGCGTCACCACGAAATTCTAGCGAAAGAATTTTACGAAGAGCTTCAAAAGTTCGGGCGTATTTACATGTATCGGTTTCGCCCGGATTATAAAATATTCGCAAGGCCGATCGGTGACTATCCTCATCAATGCATTCAAGCTGCAGCTATCCAGGTGATGATACAAAACAACCTTGACCCGGCTGTGGCACAACATCCGCACGAGTTGATTACCTATGGAGGAAATGGAGCAGTATTTCAAAATTGGGCTCAGTATTTACTGACGATGAAATACCTGGCTGTCATGACGGAAGAGCAAACGCTACATATGTACTCCGGCCATCCTATGGGGTTATTCACTTCCTCGAAAGAAGCGCCCCGGGTGGTTGTCACCAATGGAATGATGATCCCTAATTATTCGAAGCAAGATGATTGGGAAAAATACAACGCACTTGGTGTCACGCAATATGGCCAGATGACCGCCGGTAGTTATATGTACATCGGCCCTCAGGGAATTGTGCATGGTACAAACATTACGATCCTGAATGCAGGACGGAAGATTTCTAAAAGTGGAGAAGGCCTTGCAGGAAAACTATTTGTGACGTCTGGTCTTGGTGGCATGAGTGGGGCTCAACCCAAAGCCGGAAATATTGCAGGATGTATTACAGTAGTTGCTGAAGTGAACGAAAAGGCAACGAACAAAAGGCATTCACAAGGCTGGGTAGACGAGGTAGTGAGCAGTCTCGATAAGCTTTGTGAGCGCGTGGTTGTTGCAAAAAAGAATAAGGAGATTGTTTCAATCGCTTACCAGGGAAACATTGTTGATGTGTGGGAGAAATTTGCCAAGGAGAATATTTTTGTTGAACTCGGCTCTGATCAGACCTCACTTCATAATCCGTGGGCCGGCGGGTATTATCCTGCCGGGCTGACGTTGGAAGAATCGAATCAGCTTATGTCTGCAAAACCAGAGGAGTTCAGAAAGCAAGTGCAAACCTCGTTGAGAAGACATGCAGCTGCAATCAACGAGCACACCAAACGCGGCACCTACTTTTTTGATTACGGAAATGCATTCTTGCTTGAGGCATCAAGGGCAGGTGGAGATGTAATGGCAGCTGATGGAATTAATTTCCGTTACCCATCTTACGTACAGGACATCATGGGGCCAATGTGTTTTGATTACGGCTTCGGACCGTTTCGTTGGGTCTGCACTTCTGGAAAGCAGGAAGATCTCGATTACACCGATCAGATTGCCACAGAAGTGTTATCAGAGATTACAAAAGTGGCTCCCGAAGAAATTCAATCGCAACTCACGGACAACATTAATTGGATTAAGTCTGCTAAGACTAATAAATTGGTTGTCGGATCGAAGGCTCGCATTCTTTATGCGGACGCGGAAGGAAGGATGAAAATAGCGGACGCCTTCAACGAGGCTATCAAGAACAAAAAGATCGGACCTGTGGTACTTGGACGTGATCATCACGATGTGTCAGGAACAGATTCACCTTATCGCGAGACTTCGAATATTTATGATGGCTCACGCTATACCGCCGATATGGCGATTCACAATGTCATCGGTGATTCTTTTCGCGGAGCCACGTGGGTATCCATTCATAACGGTGGTGGTGTAGGTTGGGGCGAAGTAATTAATGGAGGATTCGGAATGGTGCTTGACGGCACTGCTGATGCTAGCCGGAAAATAAAAAACATGTTATACTTCGATGTGAATAACGGCATCGCCCGCCGGGCATGGGCGCGTAATGAAGGAGCACTCAATGCGATTCAAAAAGAAGTCAATAAAGGATTACAAATAACTGTTCCCAACCTGGCTGACGACAAGCTCATTGATCGTATCGTATGA
- a CDS encoding acyltransferase encodes MMRPIYLLIFKLTGWKIAGSFRYDIKKYIIAVAPHTSNWDFVVGVMARSILRLQRAKFLGKSQLFKAPYGWFFRWLGGYPVDRNTSHDLVHQVVDIFNCHNEFVLAIAPEGTRKKVTKLKTGFYYIARQAGVPIVPCGFDFKKKEVVIGQPFYPGSDVENDLRFLVQFYSNVKGRNPELGIDGSLST; translated from the coding sequence ATGATGCGACCGATTTACCTTTTGATATTCAAACTGACCGGGTGGAAAATTGCCGGGTCTTTTCGGTACGACATTAAGAAGTATATCATCGCGGTTGCTCCGCATACAAGTAACTGGGATTTTGTTGTGGGAGTGATGGCAAGAAGTATTTTGCGATTGCAGCGCGCAAAATTTTTAGGCAAGAGCCAATTGTTTAAAGCACCCTATGGTTGGTTTTTTCGATGGCTCGGTGGTTACCCGGTAGATCGCAACACATCTCATGATCTGGTCCATCAGGTAGTTGATATTTTCAATTGTCACAATGAATTTGTTTTGGCTATTGCTCCGGAGGGAACTAGAAAAAAAGTAACGAAACTGAAAACAGGATTTTACTATATCGCCAGACAAGCCGGTGTTCCGATTGTTCCTTGTGGTTTTGATTTTAAAAAAAAAGAAGTTGTTATCGGCCAACCTTTTTATCCAGGTAGTGATGTAGAAAATGATTTGCGATTCCTGGTGCAATTTTACAGTAACGTCAAAGGAAGAAATCCGGAACTTGGGATCGATGGGAGCTTGTCAACTTAA
- a CDS encoding amino acid permease produces MLRSLLRKKSLSALLKDTQSREAQGPELRKVLGVRDLTSMGIAAVIGAGIFSTIGQAAYSGGPGVVFLFLIIAITCGFVAMCYAEFAARIPAAGSAYTYTYITIGELAAWVIGWALILEYAISNVVVSISWSSYFVNLLEGANINLPQWMTTDPKTARVLFEAAVAQGKPTGEMAWATAPEIAGLKIILNVPASVIVGLITILAYVGIRESKKGANIMVGIKLVALAFIVILGIFYVTTDNWIPFMPNGFTGVLGGVSAIFFAYIGFDSISTTAEECHNPQRDLPRGMIYSLLICTLIYAVVTLVITGMVNYSEFKDVADPLAYVFEKIHMQKIGYIISAAAVIAATSALLVYQLGQPRIWMSMSRDGLLPKKFSTIHAKFLTPSFATIVTGFVVAVPALFIDIGVVTDLTSIGTLFAFILVCAGVLNLPPREKISGDKTFHMPRINGQWVLPVFLILFFYGYSERIKVALSSHQSSQEIMFLIFLVVVSAITILTFIKKLSLIPVLGILCCLYLMIEIPPKSWLVFFGWMTTGLLIYFGYGRRKSKLSSHEQV; encoded by the coding sequence ATGCTGCGCTCCCTTCTCCGAAAGAAATCACTCTCCGCTCTTTTAAAAGACACCCAATCGAGAGAAGCGCAAGGCCCTGAACTAAGAAAAGTTCTGGGTGTTCGTGATCTTACTTCGATGGGGATAGCGGCTGTGATTGGAGCCGGGATTTTTTCTACCATTGGTCAAGCTGCTTACTCCGGGGGGCCAGGAGTTGTTTTTCTATTCCTGATCATTGCAATCACTTGCGGGTTCGTTGCCATGTGTTATGCAGAGTTCGCGGCACGTATTCCTGCTGCGGGAAGCGCGTACACTTATACCTATATAACGATAGGCGAATTGGCAGCCTGGGTGATCGGCTGGGCATTGATCCTGGAATACGCCATCAGTAATGTGGTCGTGTCCATATCGTGGAGCAGTTATTTTGTCAATCTGCTGGAAGGTGCGAACATCAATTTACCTCAATGGATGACGACCGATCCCAAGACCGCCCGTGTTTTATTTGAAGCCGCTGTTGCACAGGGAAAACCTACGGGAGAAATGGCGTGGGCTACCGCACCAGAAATTGCGGGTCTAAAAATAATTTTAAATGTACCAGCCTCAGTGATTGTGGGCTTGATCACTATCCTCGCTTACGTTGGTATTCGCGAAAGCAAGAAGGGAGCAAACATCATGGTAGGAATTAAATTAGTGGCACTTGCTTTCATTGTCATACTGGGAATTTTTTATGTGACCACCGACAACTGGATACCTTTTATGCCCAACGGTTTTACCGGAGTGCTGGGAGGCGTCTCTGCTATTTTCTTTGCGTACATCGGATTCGACTCAATCTCCACAACAGCAGAGGAATGTCATAATCCGCAACGTGATTTGCCACGAGGCATGATTTATTCACTGTTGATATGCACATTGATTTACGCGGTAGTTACATTAGTGATTACAGGTATGGTCAACTATTCGGAATTTAAAGATGTTGCTGATCCACTTGCCTACGTATTTGAAAAAATCCACATGCAGAAAATCGGTTATATTATTTCTGCGGCTGCTGTGATCGCTGCAACAAGCGCGTTGCTTGTCTATCAATTGGGCCAACCCAGAATCTGGATGAGCATGAGCCGCGATGGGTTGTTACCTAAAAAGTTCAGCACAATTCACGCTAAATTTCTTACCCCCTCATTTGCAACCATTGTCACGGGCTTTGTTGTGGCGGTACCCGCTTTATTCATCGACATAGGTGTGGTGACTGACCTTACCAGCATCGGAACATTATTCGCTTTTATTTTGGTGTGTGCAGGGGTTCTGAACCTTCCTCCCAGGGAAAAAATATCCGGAGACAAAACATTTCACATGCCCCGAATCAATGGACAATGGGTACTGCCTGTCTTTCTTATACTATTCTTCTACGGTTACTCTGAGCGAATAAAAGTTGCTCTTTCAAGTCATCAATCGAGTCAGGAAATAATGTTCCTGATTTTTCTCGTAGTCGTATCAGCAATCACGATTCTGACATTTATCAAAAAGCTTTCCCTCATACCGGTGCTTGGCATTTTGTGCTGTCTTTACCTGATGATTGAGATACCCCCTAAAAGCTGGCTTGTATTTTTTGGATGGATGACAACCGGGCTACTTATCTACTTCGGATATGGAAGACGGAAAAGCAAACTCTCATCCCATGAACAAGTTTAG